The Haloplanus sp. GDY1 genomic sequence CTACTACCGCCGCGACGACGACGTGGACTACTGGCTCGACGAGGCCTGACCGTCGAGCGCCGCGAGGATCGCTCGCGCCGACGCCCGGTCGCGCTCCGGCGCGTCCGGCAGGTACGTCGCGAGCGCGTCGCGGACGATGGCACGGTCCGCCGGATCGAGCGGTTCACAGGCCTCGATCCGCTTCAGGATCGCGACCCCTCGATCGGGCGAGCGACCGGCCTCGACCGTGCGCTCGACGTGATCGAGCACCGCCGCGTGGAGCACCCACGCCTCCTCGCGCGAGAGGTCGACGCCGTCGGGGCCGTGACAGGTGGACGGGGACACGGTGGGTCACCTCGGTCGACGGTACGTGACCGAGCGCCTTGTGGGTGTGTCACTCGGGCACACGTAGCGCACGACCGCTCACTCGAACGCCGACAGCCCCGTCAGGTCCTCGCCGAGGATCAGCGAGTGGACGTCGTGGGTTCCCTCGTAGGTGTACACCGTCTCCATGTTCGCGAGGTGGCGCATCGGCGGGTAGTCGACGGTGATGCCGTTGCCGCCGAGCATCTCGCGGGCGACGCGTGACTGCTCGCGGGCCATCCGGACGTTGTTGCGCTTGGCCATCGACACCTGCTGTGGCCGGAGGTCCCCCCGCTCTTTCAGGTCCGCGAGGCGGTGGGCGAGCAGTTGGGCGGTCGTCACCTGCGTCGCCATCTCCGCGAGCTTCTCCTGTTGCAGCTGGAAGCCGCCGATGGGACGGCCGAACTGCTCCCGCTCCGTGGCGTACTCGCGGGCCGTCTCGAAGCAGTCCCGGGCGGCGCCGACCGCCCCCCACGCGATGCCGTATCTGGCCTGCGTGAGACAGGAGAGCGGCCCCGCCATCCCCTCGACCTCCAGCACGTCCGCCTGGGGAACCCACGCGTCCGCGAGGCCGATCTCCCCCGTTATCGACGCCCGGAGGGAGAGTTTCTCGTGGATGGGTTCGGTCGAGACGCCGTCGCGGTCCGTCTCGACGAGAAAGCCA encodes the following:
- a CDS encoding acyl-CoA dehydrogenase family protein, with the translated sequence MLDYVDLEADLGEEERLIRDTARRFVDEEVRPDIGEHFLEGTFPTELVPEMGDLGFYGPNLDGYGLPNVSETAYGLLMQELEAGDSGLRSMASVQGALVMYPIHAFGTDEQKERWLPDLATGEAVGCFGLTEPEHGSDPSSMATTAERDGDGYRLSGSKTWITNAPIADVAVVWARDRSAEGTPIRGFLVETDRDGVSTEPIHEKLSLRASITGEIGLADAWVPQADVLEVEGMAGPLSCLTQARYGIAWGAVGAARDCFETAREYATEREQFGRPIGGFQLQQEKLAEMATQVTTAQLLAHRLADLKERGDLRPQQVSMAKRNNVRMAREQSRVAREMLGGNGITVDYPPMRHLANMETVYTYEGTHDVHSLILGEDLTGLSAFE